One part of the Sardina pilchardus chromosome 5, fSarPil1.1, whole genome shotgun sequence genome encodes these proteins:
- the LOC134079720 gene encoding odorant receptor 131-2-like, giving the protein MQNTTASANSSLSLTDGLPFRALLSMTPCFLFLYLNVVMMFTLRSKEIFCETPRYILFGGLLLSDSLQLFFTSVFYILYSSTFDEATLNIVSYVCFLLYIITRVTNNLLSPVFLALMSLERYVAICHPLRHAAIVNRSRTTVIVAVVWFMGLINCTADLTHSLVQTPASSCSDVAISQTQLSYVINQVFSGTVFAAVSVVVVYTYISVSVTARSATSDKTSLSKARKTVLLHMIQLGLYLVSLLFGPFRRALAMSGLNPVTLELIAYALFICLNILPRCLSPLIYGVRDKTFSAFFKYNFLFCVKNKVQPTVCDI; this is encoded by the coding sequence ATGCAGAACACAACAGCATCTGCTAactcctccctgtctctcaccGACGGCCTTCCATTCCGTGCCCTCCTGTCTATGACCCCCTGTTTCCTCTTCCTGTATCTCAATGTAGTCATGATGTTCACTCTGAGGTCTAAAGAGATATTCTGTGAAACCCCTCGGTACATACTGTTTGGTGGCCTACTCTTGTCTGACTCTCTACAGTTGTTCTTTACCAGTGTGTTCTACATTTTGTATAGCAGCACGTTTGACGAGGCAACTTTAAACATAGTGAGTTATGTGTGCTTTTTGCTTTACATTATCACCCGAGTCACAAATaacctcctctcccctgtgttTCTGGCTCTTATGTCTCTGGAGCGCTATGTGGCCATATGTCACCCTCTTCGACACGCAGCGATAGTCAACAGGAGCAGAACTACAGTGATAGTGGCGGTTGTGTGGTTCATGGGCCTGATCAACTGCACAGCTGACTTGACCCACAGCTTGGTTCAGACTCCAGCCAGTTCCTGTTCAGACGTGGCCATTTCCCAAACACAATTGTCCTATGTCATAAACCAAGTTTTTTCAGGCACTGTGTTTGCGGCGGTGAGTGTTGTCGTTGTCTACACATATATTAGTGTTTCAGTGACGGCCAGGTCTGCAACCTCTGACAAGACGTCCCTCAGTAAGGCTCGCAAAACAGTTCTGCTCCACATGATCCAGCTGGGCCTGTATCTCGTATCGCTGCTGTTCGGTCCCTTCCGTAGGGCCCTGGCTATGAGCGGCCTGAATCCAGTGACCCTTGAGCTGATAGCATACGCTTTGTTTATATGCCTGAACATCCTGCCCAGGTGCCTCAGCCCACTGATCTACGGCGTGAGAGACAAGACCTTCAGTGCCTTTTTTAAGTACAATTTTCTATTCTGCGTCAAAAATAAAGTGCAGCCAACAGTTTGCGACATTTAG
- the LOC134079721 gene encoding odorant receptor 131-2-like, with translation MQNTTASANSSFSLTDGLPFRALLSMTPCFLFLYLNIVMMFTLRSKAIFCETPRYILFGGLLLSDSLQLAFTSVFYILYSSTFDEATLNIVSYVCFLLYLITRVTNNLLSPVFLALMSLERYVAICHPLRHAAIVNRSRTTVIVAVVWFMGLINWSADLTQNLVQSPASSCSDFIVSQTQLSYIISQSFTGAVFASVSVVVVYTYISVSVTARSATSDKASIRKARKTVVLHMIQLGLYLVSLLFGVLRRSLAMSGLNPVTLELIAYALFICLNILPRCLSPLIYGVRDKTFSAFFKYNFLFCVKNKVQPTVCEI, from the coding sequence ATGCAGAACACAACAGCATCTGCTaactcctccttttctctcaccGACGGCCTTCCATTCCGTGCCCTTCTGTCTATGACTCCCTGTTTCCTCTTCCTGTATCTCAATATAGTCATGATGTTCACTCTGAGGTCTAAAGCGATATTCTGTGAAACCCCTCGGTACATACTGTTTGGTGGCCTACTCTTGTCAGACTCTCTACAGCTTGCGTTTACCAGTGTATTCTACATTTTGTATAGCAGCACGTTTGACGAGGCAACTTTAAACATAGTGAGTTATGTGTGCTTTTTGCTTTACCTTATCACCCGAGTCACAAATaacctcctctcccctgtgttTCTGGCTCTTATGTCTCTGGAGCGCTATGTGGCCATATGTCACCCTCTTCGACACGCAGCGATAGTCAACAGGAGCAGAACTACAGTGATAGTGGCGGTTGTGTGGTTCATGGGCCTGATCAACTGGTCAGCTGACCTGACCCAAAACTTGGTTCAGTCTCCAGCCAGTTCCTGTTCTGACTTCATAGTTTCCCAAACACAATTGTCCTATATCATAAGCCAAAGTTTTACCGGCGCTGTGTTTGCGTCGGTGAGTGTTGTCGTTGTCTACACATATATAAGTGTTTCAGTGACGGCCAGGTCCGCAACTTCTGACAAGGCATCTATTCGTAAGGCTCGCAAAACAGTTGTGCTCCACATGATCCAGCTGGGCCTATATCTCGTATCGCTGCTGTTCGGTGTGCTCCGCAGATCTCTGGCTATGAGCGGCCTGAATCCAGTGACCCTTGAGCTGATAGCATACGCTTTGTTTATCTGCCTGAACATCCTGCCCAGGTGCCTCAGCCCACTGATCTACGGCGTGAGAGACAAGACCTTCAGTGCCTTTTTTAAGTACAATTTTCTATTCTGCGTCAAAAATAAAGTGCAGCCAACAGTTTGTGAAATTTAG